A window of the Mus pahari chromosome 1, PAHARI_EIJ_v1.1, whole genome shotgun sequence genome harbors these coding sequences:
- the Tubgcp2 gene encoding gamma-tubulin complex component 2 isoform X1, with the protein MSEFRIHHDVNELLSLLRIHGGDGAEVYIDLLQKNRTPYVTTTVSAHSAKVKIAEFSRTPEDFLKKYDELKSKNTRNLDPLVYLLSKLTEDKETLQFLQQNAKERAELAASAAASNTASFSIPAAASKMSTQELEELRKQLGSVSTGSTLQQSLELTRKMLRDKQNKKNSGQPLPVFPAWVYERPTLAGDFLIGSGLSSDTILPIGTLPLASQESAVVEDLLYVLVGVDGRYITAQPLAGRQNRTFLVDPNLDLSIRELVNRILPVAASYSTVTRFIEEKSSFEYGQVNHALAAAMRTLVKEYLILVTQLEQLHRQGLLSLQKLWFYIQPAMRTIDILASLATSVDKGECVGGSTLSLLHDRSFNYTGDSQAQELCLYLTKAASAPYFEILEKWIYRGIIHDPYSEFMVEEHELRKEKIQEDYNDKYWDQRYTVLPQQIPSFLQKVAGKILSTGKYLNVVRECGHDVTCPVAKEIIYTLKERAYVEQIEKAFNYASKVLLDFLMEEKELVAHLRSIKRYFLMDQGDFFVHFMDLTEEELRKPVEDIILTRLEALLELALRMSTANTDPFKDDLKIELMPHDLITQLLRVLAIETKQEKAMTHADPTELTLSGLEAFSFDYMVKWPLSLIINRKALTRYQMLFRHMFYCKHVERQLCSVWISNKTAKQHALHSAKWFAGAFTLRQRMLNFVQNIQYYMMFEVMEPTWHILEKNLKSASNIDDVLGHHTSFLDNCLKDCMLTNPELLKVFSKLMSVCVMFTNCMQKFTQSMKLDSELGRLTLDQGGVQGPPTETERTEDRPRREPTRKHLSEHVDAPQLASGFEATINNFDKNFSAHLLDLLARLSVYSTSDCEHGMASVISRLDFNGFYAERLERLSAERSQKAAPQVPVPRGPSAPAPRVAIPAQ; encoded by the exons ATGAGTGAATTTCGGATTCACCATGATGTCAATGAGCTGCTCAGCCTGCTCCGCATCCATGGCGGGGATGGGGCTGAGGTCTACATCGACCTGCTGCAGAAGAACCGGACGCCCTATGTCACAACCACAGTCTCTGCCCACAGTGCCAAG GTCAAAATTGCAGAATTTTCTCGAACTCCTGaggactttttaaagaaatatgatgAACTGAAATCTAAAAATACAAGGAACCTTGACCCACTGGTGTACCTGTTATCAAAACTAACAGAAGACAAAGAG aCACTTCAGTTTTTGCAACAGAATGCAAAGGAACGAGCTGAGCTTGCAGCCAGTGCTGCAGCCAGCAACACCGCCAGCTTCAGCATCCCTGCTGCAGCCTCTAAGATGTCCACGCAAGAGCTAGAGGAACTGAGGAAGCAGCTTGGCAGTGTGTCCACAGGCTCCACACTGCAGCAG TCTCTGGAACTTACAAGAAAGATGCTTCgagacaaacagaacaaaaaaaattcaGGCCAGCCCCTCCCTGTCTTCCCAGCATGGGTGTATGAGAGACCAACACTGGCTGGAGATTTCCTGATTGGCTCGGGCTTGAGCTCAGACACAATTTTGCCTATAG GTACATTGCCCTTGGCCTCCCAGGAGTCAGCAGTGGTGGAAGATCTGCTCTATGTGCTTGTGGGTGTGGATGGCAGGTATATCACTGCTCAGCCTTTGGCTGGGAGGCAGAACCGTACCTTCCTTGTGGACCCCAACCTGGACCTGTCCATCCGGGAGCTAGTAAACAGAATCCTCCCTGTGGCTGCCAGCTACTCTACTGTGACCAG GTTCATTGAGGAGAAGTCTTCATTTGAATATGGGCAGGTGAACCATGCCCTGGCTGCTGCCATGAGAACCCTGGTAAAGGAATACCTGATTCTGGTCACACAACTGGAACAGCTGCACAGGCAGGGCCTCCTCTCACTGCAGAAGCTCTGGTTCTACATCCAGCCAGCCATGCGCACCATCGACATCCTTGCCTCCCTTG CCACCTCAGTGGATAAAGGCGAGTGTGTGGGTGGGTCGACACTGAGCCTTCTTCATGATAGGAGCTTCAACTACACGGGGGACAGCCAGGCGCAGGAGCTGTGTCTCTATCTGACCAAGGCAGCCAGTGCACCTTACTTCGAGATCCTGGAGAAGTGGATCTATAGGGGCATCATTCATGACCCATACAG TGAGTTCATGGTGGAGGAACATGAGCTGCGGAAGGAGAAGATCCAGGAGGACTACAACGACAAGTACTGGGACCAGCGCTACACTGTGCTGCCACAGCAGATCCCGTCCTTCCTGCAGAAGGTAGCAGGCAAGATCCTCAGCACAG gaaaatacCTAAATGTGGTCAGAGAATGTGGTCATGATGTCACCTGTCCTGTAGCCAAAGAAATCATCTATACCCTCAAAGAGCGGGCATATGTGGAGCAGATAGAGAAAGCGTTCAATTATGCCAGCAAAGTGCTGCTGGACTTCCTCATGGAGGAGAAGGAGCTGGTGGCCCACCTGAG GTCCATCAAGCGCTACTTCCTGATGGACCAGGGGGACTTCTTCGTGCATTTCATGGACCTGACTGAGGAGGAGCTCAGGAAGCCAGTAGAGGACATTATACTCACACGCCTGGAGGCTCTGTTGGAGCTGGCCCTGCGAATGAGCACTGCCAACACTGACCCCTTCAAAGACGACCTCAAG ATTGAACTGATGCCTCATGACCTAATCACTCAGCTTTTGCGGGTTCTGGCCATCGAGACCAAGCAGGAAAAGGCAATGACCCATGCTGACCCCACGGAGCTCACACTGAGTGGTCTGGAGGCCTTCTCCTTTGACTACATGGTCAAATGGCCCCTGTCACTGATTATTAACAG GAAGGCACTCACCCGCTACCAGATGCTCTTCCGACACATGTTCTACTGCAAGCACGTGGAACGGCAGCTCTGCAGTGTCTGGATCAGCAACAAGACAGCCAAGCAGCATGCACTGCACTCTGCCAAGTG GTTTGCTGGTGCTTTCACTCTGCGGCAGCGAATGCTCAACTTTGTCCAGAATATTCAGTACTACATGATGTTTGAAGTGATGGAACCGACCTGGCACATCCTTGAGAAAAACCTGAAATCA GCCTCCAACATTGACGATGTCCTTGGCCACCACACAAGTTTCCTTGACAACTGCCTGAAGGACTGCATGCTAACCAACCCTGAGCTGCTGAAGGTTTTCTCCAAGCTCATGTCCGTATGTGTCATGTTTACCAATTGTATGCAG AAATTTACACAGAGTATGAAACTGGACAGTGAGCTGGGCCGTCTGACACTGGATCAGGGTGGTGTGCAGGGGccacccacagagactgaacGGACTGAGGATCGCCCCCGGAGGGAGCCTACCAGGAAG CATCTGTCTGAGCATGTGGATGCTCCTCAGCTGGCCTCTGGTTTCGAGGCCACCATCAACAACTTTGACAAAAACTTCTCTGCCCATCTTCTTGATTTGCTGGCCCGACTAAGTGTCTACAGCACCAGTGATTGTGAACATGGCATGGCCAGTGTCATCTCCAG ACTAGATTTCAATGGTTTCTATGCGGAACGCCTGGAACGTCTGTCTGCAGAAAGGAGTCAGAAGGCTGCCCCCCAAGTGCCTGTCCCACGGGGACCCTCAGCACCAGCACCCAGGGTGGCCATTCCTGCGCAATGA
- the Tubgcp2 gene encoding gamma-tubulin complex component 2 isoform X2 codes for MSEFRIHHDVNELLSLLRIHGGDGAEVYIDLLQKNRTPYVTTTVSAHSAKVKIAEFSRTPEDFLKKYDELKSKNTRNLDPLVYLLSKLTEDKETLQFLQQNAKERAELAASAAASNTASFSIPAAASKMSTQELEELRKQLGSVSTGSTLQQSLELTRKMLRDKQNKKNSGQPLPVFPAWVYERPTLAGDFLIGSGLSSDTILPIGTLPLASQESAVVEDLLYVLVGVDGRYITAQPLAGRQNRTFLVDPNLDLSIRELVNRILPVAASYSTVTRFIEEKSSFEYGQVNHALAAAMRTLVKEYLILVTQLEQLHRQGLLSLQKLWFYIQPAMRTIDILASLATSVDKGECVGGSTLSLLHDRSFNYTGDSQAQELCLYLTKAASAPYFEILEKWIYRGIIHDPYSEFMVEEHELRKEKIQEDYNDKYWDQRYTVLPQQIPSFLQKVAGKILSTGKYLNVVRECGHDVTCPVAKEIIYTLKERAYVEQIEKAFNYASKVLLDFLMEEKELVAHLRSIKRYFLMDQGDFFVHFMDLTEEELRKPVEDIILTRLEALLELALRMSTANTDPFKDDLKIELMPHDLITQLLRVLAIETKQEKAMTHADPTELTLSGLEAFSFDYMVKWPLSLIINRKALTRYQMLFRHMFYCKHVERQLCSVWISNKTAKQHALHSAKWFAGAFTLRQRMLNFVQNIQYYMMFEVMEPTWHILEKNLKSASNIDDVLGHHTSFLDNCLKDCMLTNPELLKVFSKLMSVCVMFTNCMQSMKLDSELGRLTLDQGGVQGPPTETERTEDRPRREPTRKHLSEHVDAPQLASGFEATINNFDKNFSAHLLDLLARLSVYSTSDCEHGMASVISRLDFNGFYAERLERLSAERSQKAAPQVPVPRGPSAPAPRVAIPAQ; via the exons ATGAGTGAATTTCGGATTCACCATGATGTCAATGAGCTGCTCAGCCTGCTCCGCATCCATGGCGGGGATGGGGCTGAGGTCTACATCGACCTGCTGCAGAAGAACCGGACGCCCTATGTCACAACCACAGTCTCTGCCCACAGTGCCAAG GTCAAAATTGCAGAATTTTCTCGAACTCCTGaggactttttaaagaaatatgatgAACTGAAATCTAAAAATACAAGGAACCTTGACCCACTGGTGTACCTGTTATCAAAACTAACAGAAGACAAAGAG aCACTTCAGTTTTTGCAACAGAATGCAAAGGAACGAGCTGAGCTTGCAGCCAGTGCTGCAGCCAGCAACACCGCCAGCTTCAGCATCCCTGCTGCAGCCTCTAAGATGTCCACGCAAGAGCTAGAGGAACTGAGGAAGCAGCTTGGCAGTGTGTCCACAGGCTCCACACTGCAGCAG TCTCTGGAACTTACAAGAAAGATGCTTCgagacaaacagaacaaaaaaaattcaGGCCAGCCCCTCCCTGTCTTCCCAGCATGGGTGTATGAGAGACCAACACTGGCTGGAGATTTCCTGATTGGCTCGGGCTTGAGCTCAGACACAATTTTGCCTATAG GTACATTGCCCTTGGCCTCCCAGGAGTCAGCAGTGGTGGAAGATCTGCTCTATGTGCTTGTGGGTGTGGATGGCAGGTATATCACTGCTCAGCCTTTGGCTGGGAGGCAGAACCGTACCTTCCTTGTGGACCCCAACCTGGACCTGTCCATCCGGGAGCTAGTAAACAGAATCCTCCCTGTGGCTGCCAGCTACTCTACTGTGACCAG GTTCATTGAGGAGAAGTCTTCATTTGAATATGGGCAGGTGAACCATGCCCTGGCTGCTGCCATGAGAACCCTGGTAAAGGAATACCTGATTCTGGTCACACAACTGGAACAGCTGCACAGGCAGGGCCTCCTCTCACTGCAGAAGCTCTGGTTCTACATCCAGCCAGCCATGCGCACCATCGACATCCTTGCCTCCCTTG CCACCTCAGTGGATAAAGGCGAGTGTGTGGGTGGGTCGACACTGAGCCTTCTTCATGATAGGAGCTTCAACTACACGGGGGACAGCCAGGCGCAGGAGCTGTGTCTCTATCTGACCAAGGCAGCCAGTGCACCTTACTTCGAGATCCTGGAGAAGTGGATCTATAGGGGCATCATTCATGACCCATACAG TGAGTTCATGGTGGAGGAACATGAGCTGCGGAAGGAGAAGATCCAGGAGGACTACAACGACAAGTACTGGGACCAGCGCTACACTGTGCTGCCACAGCAGATCCCGTCCTTCCTGCAGAAGGTAGCAGGCAAGATCCTCAGCACAG gaaaatacCTAAATGTGGTCAGAGAATGTGGTCATGATGTCACCTGTCCTGTAGCCAAAGAAATCATCTATACCCTCAAAGAGCGGGCATATGTGGAGCAGATAGAGAAAGCGTTCAATTATGCCAGCAAAGTGCTGCTGGACTTCCTCATGGAGGAGAAGGAGCTGGTGGCCCACCTGAG GTCCATCAAGCGCTACTTCCTGATGGACCAGGGGGACTTCTTCGTGCATTTCATGGACCTGACTGAGGAGGAGCTCAGGAAGCCAGTAGAGGACATTATACTCACACGCCTGGAGGCTCTGTTGGAGCTGGCCCTGCGAATGAGCACTGCCAACACTGACCCCTTCAAAGACGACCTCAAG ATTGAACTGATGCCTCATGACCTAATCACTCAGCTTTTGCGGGTTCTGGCCATCGAGACCAAGCAGGAAAAGGCAATGACCCATGCTGACCCCACGGAGCTCACACTGAGTGGTCTGGAGGCCTTCTCCTTTGACTACATGGTCAAATGGCCCCTGTCACTGATTATTAACAG GAAGGCACTCACCCGCTACCAGATGCTCTTCCGACACATGTTCTACTGCAAGCACGTGGAACGGCAGCTCTGCAGTGTCTGGATCAGCAACAAGACAGCCAAGCAGCATGCACTGCACTCTGCCAAGTG GTTTGCTGGTGCTTTCACTCTGCGGCAGCGAATGCTCAACTTTGTCCAGAATATTCAGTACTACATGATGTTTGAAGTGATGGAACCGACCTGGCACATCCTTGAGAAAAACCTGAAATCA GCCTCCAACATTGACGATGTCCTTGGCCACCACACAAGTTTCCTTGACAACTGCCTGAAGGACTGCATGCTAACCAACCCTGAGCTGCTGAAGGTTTTCTCCAAGCTCATGTCCGTATGTGTCATGTTTACCAATTGTATGCAG AGTATGAAACTGGACAGTGAGCTGGGCCGTCTGACACTGGATCAGGGTGGTGTGCAGGGGccacccacagagactgaacGGACTGAGGATCGCCCCCGGAGGGAGCCTACCAGGAAG CATCTGTCTGAGCATGTGGATGCTCCTCAGCTGGCCTCTGGTTTCGAGGCCACCATCAACAACTTTGACAAAAACTTCTCTGCCCATCTTCTTGATTTGCTGGCCCGACTAAGTGTCTACAGCACCAGTGATTGTGAACATGGCATGGCCAGTGTCATCTCCAG ACTAGATTTCAATGGTTTCTATGCGGAACGCCTGGAACGTCTGTCTGCAGAAAGGAGTCAGAAGGCTGCCCCCCAAGTGCCTGTCCCACGGGGACCCTCAGCACCAGCACCCAGGGTGGCCATTCCTGCGCAATGA